From a region of the Salarias fasciatus chromosome 6, fSalaFa1.1, whole genome shotgun sequence genome:
- the LOC115390157 gene encoding microtubule-associated proteins 1A/1B light chain 3C-like isoform X2 gives MDSLHLTHKHTHANIMPPFEKSQLQSIPFKQRKSFVTRKQEVAGIRAKFPNKVPVIIERYEREKYLPPLDKTKFLVPHELTMTQFVTIIRNRMALLPSQAFYLLINSSGLASMSLTMAQVYNDHQDDDGFLYMTYASQEMFGHG, from the exons ATGGACTCCCTGcacctcacacacaaacacacacatgctaacATCATGCCGCCGTTTGAGAAGAGTCAGCTGCAGAGCATACCTTTCAAACAGAGGAAGAGCTTTG tgaccaggaagcaggaggtggCTGGAATCCGTGCGAAGTTCCCCAACAAAGTCCCG GTCATCATCGAGCGCTATGAGAGGGAGAAGTACCTGCCTCCACTGGACAAAACCAAGTTCTTGGTGCCACACGAACTCACCATGACACAGTTTGTCACCATTATCAG GAACCGCATGGCGTTGCTCCCCAGTCAGGCTTTCTACCTGCTCATCAACAGCAGCGGGCTGGCCAGCATGTCTCTGACCATGGCTCAGGTGTACAACGACCACCAGGACGACGACGGCTTCCTCTACATGACTTACGCCTCTCAGGAAATGTTCGGACACGGATAG
- the LOC115390157 gene encoding microtubule-associated proteins 1A/1B light chain 3C-like isoform X1: protein MLTSCRRLRRVSCRAYLSNRGRALFVFCLPVTRKQEVAGIRAKFPNKVPVIIERYEREKYLPPLDKTKFLVPHELTMTQFVTIIRNRMALLPSQAFYLLINSSGLASMSLTMAQVYNDHQDDDGFLYMTYASQEMFGHG, encoded by the exons atgctaacATCATGCCGCCGTTTGAGAAGAGTCAGCTGCAGAGCATACCTTTCAAACAGAGGAAGAGCTTTG tttgttttctgtcttccagtgaccaggaagcaggaggtggCTGGAATCCGTGCGAAGTTCCCCAACAAAGTCCCG GTCATCATCGAGCGCTATGAGAGGGAGAAGTACCTGCCTCCACTGGACAAAACCAAGTTCTTGGTGCCACACGAACTCACCATGACACAGTTTGTCACCATTATCAG GAACCGCATGGCGTTGCTCCCCAGTCAGGCTTTCTACCTGCTCATCAACAGCAGCGGGCTGGCCAGCATGTCTCTGACCATGGCTCAGGTGTACAACGACCACCAGGACGACGACGGCTTCCTCTACATGACTTACGCCTCTCAGGAAATGTTCGGACACGGATAG